Proteins co-encoded in one Pyxidicoccus xibeiensis genomic window:
- a CDS encoding endonuclease/exonuclease/phosphatase family protein, translating into MPLKVLTFNIAHGAPYLVPMPFLRPRAALRRTLDGIAALLAQEAADVVALQEVDRKCFFSGGVDQVAHIAAAAGYAHVLHGEHLRVPGLFAQGTALLSRVPLHEPEVVFFQADRAVDKGFVAAAIHWKGHVVDVVSVHLDPFSQPRRLRQVQRLAEALERRHRQGRLLVVMGDFNSSEGNPGKTVERLCASVRLHLHEPGGGEPTYTTTWPRQRLDWILVSPELRYVRHARVPTVLSDHFPVMAELDLVGASQG; encoded by the coding sequence GTGCCGCTCAAGGTCCTCACGTTCAACATCGCGCATGGCGCGCCGTACCTCGTGCCCATGCCCTTCCTGCGCCCACGGGCGGCCCTGCGGCGGACCCTGGATGGCATCGCCGCGCTGCTCGCCCAGGAGGCGGCGGACGTGGTGGCGCTGCAGGAGGTGGACCGGAAGTGTTTCTTCAGCGGCGGCGTGGACCAGGTGGCCCACATCGCGGCCGCGGCGGGCTATGCACACGTGCTGCACGGTGAGCACCTGCGAGTGCCTGGACTCTTCGCACAGGGCACGGCGCTGCTGTCGCGCGTTCCGCTGCACGAGCCCGAGGTCGTCTTCTTCCAGGCAGACCGCGCGGTGGACAAGGGCTTCGTCGCCGCCGCCATCCATTGGAAGGGGCATGTCGTCGACGTGGTGTCCGTCCACCTGGACCCGTTCTCCCAGCCGCGCCGGCTGCGGCAGGTGCAGCGGCTGGCCGAGGCCCTGGAGCGGCGGCACCGGCAGGGCCGGCTCCTGGTGGTGATGGGCGACTTCAACTCCAGTGAGGGCAATCCCGGCAAGACGGTGGAGCGGCTGTGCGCGTCGGTCCGGCTCCACCTTCATGAGCCCGGGGGCGGTGAGCCGACGTACACCACCACATGGCCCCGTCAGCGGCTGGACTGGATTCTGGTGTCCCCGGAGCTTCGCTACGTGCGCCATGCACGGGTGCCCACCGTGCTCTCGGACCACTTCCCCGTCATGGCGGAGCTGGACCTGGTGGGCGCTTCCCAGGGGTGA
- a CDS encoding acyl-CoA thioesterase has product MTAAFLAATTPELLSPGRYRVRFTTPWYQGRGAFGGVVAGAALRALEHYLGDARRPVRSLTAHFCSPAVEGEAEVLTRIERAGKHVTHATVRVENAAGVVCVASATFGASRGGTLEYFDMPRPKVPPPHEVPVVPDDVPMPTFCSFFEYRFCIGSAPYSGSSVAETGGWIRPKDPLVLDAPLCVGLMDAYPPAVLSRVDGFQAAASVDFTVDFFQPLSRPGLSADAYYLRTGRSRLAANGYSEDSQQLWTEGGELLAQCRQLIALLG; this is encoded by the coding sequence ATGACCGCCGCCTTCCTTGCCGCCACCACGCCCGAGCTCCTCTCCCCCGGTCGCTATCGCGTCCGCTTCACGACGCCCTGGTATCAGGGGAGGGGCGCGTTCGGAGGCGTGGTGGCGGGGGCGGCCCTGCGAGCGCTGGAGCACTACCTGGGAGACGCGCGGCGGCCGGTGCGCTCCCTCACCGCGCACTTCTGCTCGCCGGCGGTGGAAGGTGAGGCGGAGGTGCTGACGCGCATCGAGCGCGCCGGGAAGCATGTCACCCACGCCACGGTGCGGGTGGAGAACGCCGCGGGCGTGGTGTGCGTGGCCAGTGCCACCTTCGGCGCCTCGCGCGGAGGAACGCTGGAGTACTTCGACATGCCGCGTCCGAAGGTGCCGCCTCCGCACGAGGTGCCCGTGGTTCCGGACGACGTGCCCATGCCGACCTTCTGCAGCTTCTTCGAGTACCGCTTCTGCATCGGCTCGGCGCCATACTCCGGGTCGTCGGTGGCGGAGACGGGAGGCTGGATTCGCCCGAAGGACCCGCTGGTGCTGGACGCGCCGCTGTGCGTGGGGCTGATGGATGCGTACCCGCCAGCGGTGCTGTCGCGCGTGGACGGCTTCCAGGCGGCGGCGAGCGTGGACTTCACGGTGGACTTCTTCCAGCCGCTGTCACGTCCGGGCCTGAGCGCGGATGCGTACTACCTGCGCACGGGGCGCTCGCGCCTGGCCGCCAACGGCTACTCGGAGGACTCCCAGCAGCTGTGGACGGAGGGAGGCGAGCTGCTGGCACAGTGCCGCCAGCTCATCGCGCTGCTGGGCTGA
- a CDS encoding TolB family protein, with product MSTVASLALLVSLSAAPAAPQTPRVFAPDVVSSGHEEFGAAFTPDGNTVYFNRADPTRFTFQLIMVSHFRGGRWTKPEVAPFAGRWRDIDPSLSPDGRRLFFASNRPRKEGEPVRKDFDIWMVEREGAGWSAARLVPEVNTEETELNTSVTADGTLYVTRIQVEPRGKRNLHRYPWKDGRYGPGEKLPALINDPEHGAGNQYVSADERYLLFTSDARPGSLGQFDLWVSFRQDGGWSPPRNLGPAVNGGDVLTPVVVPARGVLVYASRPPFQMEPPAKPYTTAEFEARLRSPGNGHGDLYEVALSAVGLPTEPAAAR from the coding sequence ATGTCCACCGTCGCATCGCTCGCGTTGCTCGTCTCGCTGTCCGCCGCGCCGGCCGCGCCCCAGACGCCGCGTGTCTTCGCTCCCGACGTCGTGTCCAGCGGCCACGAGGAGTTCGGCGCGGCCTTCACGCCGGATGGCAACACCGTGTACTTCAACCGCGCGGACCCCACGCGCTTCACCTTCCAGCTCATCATGGTGAGCCACTTCCGGGGCGGGCGGTGGACGAAGCCGGAGGTGGCGCCCTTCGCGGGGCGCTGGCGGGACATCGACCCGTCGCTGTCTCCGGACGGGCGGCGCCTCTTCTTCGCCTCCAACCGGCCGCGCAAGGAAGGCGAGCCGGTGCGCAAGGACTTCGACATCTGGATGGTGGAGCGCGAGGGCGCCGGGTGGAGCGCGGCGCGCCTCGTGCCGGAGGTGAACACGGAGGAAACGGAGCTGAACACGTCCGTCACCGCCGACGGCACGCTCTACGTCACGCGCATCCAGGTGGAGCCCCGGGGCAAGCGTAACCTCCACCGCTACCCCTGGAAGGATGGGCGGTATGGGCCGGGGGAGAAGCTGCCGGCGCTCATCAACGACCCGGAGCACGGTGCGGGCAATCAGTACGTCTCCGCGGACGAGCGCTACCTGCTGTTCACCTCGGATGCGCGGCCCGGCAGCCTGGGCCAGTTCGACCTGTGGGTGTCGTTCCGCCAGGACGGTGGCTGGAGCCCGCCCCGCAACCTGGGGCCCGCCGTCAACGGGGGAGACGTGCTGACCCCGGTGGTGGTGCCGGCCCGGGGCGTGCTGGTGTACGCGTCACGGCCTCCCTTCCAGATGGAGCCCCCCGCGAAGCCGTACACGACGGCCGAGTTCGAGGCGCGGCTGCGCTCGCCGGGCAACGGGCACGGAGACTTGTATGAGGTGGCGCTCTCCGCGGTCGGGTTGCCCACGGAGCCCGCGGCGGCTCGCTGA
- a CDS encoding RNA polymerase sigma factor gives MDSAARQELQQWMARLADGDRSAFAPAFGVLHPLVLRFCSRLLPDGEDAEDAAQSALLKVFTRASDFDASRDALPWVLSLAAYECRTSRKARQRRREEAPPDESVPDVREEGPEARLACAQLAAALRDVLEELRPEDAATLAAAMGEVERPAVPPATFRKRLERAMTRLRAAWRTRHGVE, from the coding sequence GTGGACTCCGCGGCACGGCAGGAACTCCAGCAGTGGATGGCGCGGCTCGCCGACGGCGACCGGAGCGCGTTTGCTCCGGCGTTCGGCGTGCTGCACCCGCTGGTGCTGCGCTTCTGCTCGCGGCTCCTGCCGGACGGGGAGGACGCGGAGGATGCCGCGCAGTCGGCGCTGCTCAAGGTGTTCACCCGGGCGTCGGACTTCGATGCCTCGCGGGACGCGCTGCCCTGGGTGCTGTCCCTGGCGGCGTACGAGTGCCGCACGTCGCGCAAGGCGCGGCAGCGGCGGCGCGAGGAGGCGCCTCCCGACGAGAGCGTGCCGGACGTGAGGGAAGAAGGCCCGGAGGCGCGGCTGGCGTGCGCGCAGCTCGCGGCGGCGCTGCGGGACGTGCTGGAGGAGTTGAGGCCGGAGGACGCGGCCACGCTGGCCGCGGCCATGGGGGAAGTGGAGCGTCCGGCGGTGCCGCCGGCCACCTTCCGCAAGCGGTTGGAGCGGGCCATGACGCGGCTGCGAGCCGCCTGGAGGACGAGACATGGAGTCGAGTGA
- a CDS encoding uracil-DNA glycosylase yields the protein MLADRLPEDWKKELRAAIASPSFLELEGFIEKERKSATVFPSEEDLFSAFRLTPYADVKVLLLGQDPYHGPGQAHGLAFSVKPGVTPPPSLVNIFKELESDVKVPRPKDGSLIPWAKQGVLLLNAVLTVRQAEPNSHAGHGWEDFTDAVIRAVSAKQEPVVFLLWGRYAQKKKKLIDAKRHVVIEGTHPSPLSASNGFFGSRPFSGINAALTARGREAVDWSLCA from the coding sequence ATGTTGGCGGACAGGCTGCCCGAGGACTGGAAGAAGGAGCTGCGCGCTGCGATTGCGTCGCCGTCGTTCCTGGAGCTGGAGGGCTTCATCGAGAAGGAGCGGAAGTCGGCGACCGTCTTCCCCTCGGAGGAGGACCTCTTCTCGGCGTTCCGGCTGACGCCGTATGCGGACGTGAAGGTGCTGCTGCTGGGGCAGGACCCGTACCACGGGCCCGGCCAGGCGCATGGGCTGGCCTTCTCGGTGAAGCCCGGGGTGACGCCGCCGCCCTCGCTGGTGAACATCTTCAAGGAGCTGGAGAGCGACGTGAAGGTGCCGCGCCCGAAGGACGGCTCGCTGATTCCGTGGGCGAAGCAGGGCGTGCTGCTGCTCAACGCCGTGCTGACGGTGCGGCAGGCGGAGCCCAACAGCCATGCGGGGCACGGCTGGGAGGACTTCACGGACGCGGTCATCCGCGCGGTGAGCGCGAAGCAGGAGCCGGTGGTGTTCCTGCTGTGGGGGCGCTACGCACAGAAGAAGAAGAAGCTCATCGATGCGAAGCGGCATGTGGTCATCGAGGGCACACACCCCTCGCCGCTGTCGGCCAGCAACGGCTTCTTCGGCAGCCGGCCGTTCAGCGGCATCAACGCGGCGCTGACGGCCCGGGGCCGCGAGGCCGTGGACTGGAGCCTGTGCGCCTGA
- a CDS encoding CpaF family protein has protein sequence MTMYTESLRAFLKPVLPYLDDEAVSEIMINGPTDIWIEKKGRLTKVDASFTEEGLIGAARNMAQFVGRVLSEERPRLDARLPDGSRIHVVIPPIARKGTTISIRKFFKEKLTVQSLMKFGSLTPQMARLIEAGIATKLNMLVAGGTGSGKTTLLNIVSSLIPDEERILTIEDSAELQLNQSHIVPFESRPPDKFGKGGVDMGDLLHSALRLRPDRIVVGEVRGGEAFHLMQAMNTGHGGSLATTHANTPTDTLRRIESLCLMSGIELPMVAIRAQVASAINFIIVCERLHDGSRKTIALSEVLPLTEKGDYRTQDIFVFTPVTKDEDDHIIGYHAPTGIIPNFVAKARAYGFGDLDESFFDPATYGVPPPPVFHAGEAYTVRWAPSLKHREEGRPDPAHFKQEWSAFEQKLKQDARDAKAGKAAAPAPVQVQVPANHPAPPPAARPRPPEPAAAAKSAAPTPPAGTRPVAPPRPPAAASDDDLTPPPTRNPLSSAPAEPPSESNVEVDAELLTEAGGSRPPPARRPPPSIPARPPPPNLATGARPAMAPRRPPPRAPTEGAEEDEDGGSAEPQGGGSEKTQIRPAPERPRR, from the coding sequence ATGACGATGTACACCGAGTCACTCCGCGCCTTCCTCAAGCCCGTCCTGCCCTACCTGGACGACGAGGCGGTGTCGGAGATCATGATCAACGGCCCCACGGACATCTGGATAGAGAAGAAGGGCCGGCTCACGAAGGTGGATGCCTCCTTCACCGAGGAAGGCCTCATCGGCGCCGCGCGGAACATGGCCCAGTTCGTCGGTCGCGTCCTCAGCGAGGAACGCCCCCGCCTGGACGCGCGCCTCCCGGATGGCAGCCGCATCCACGTGGTGATTCCGCCCATCGCGCGCAAGGGCACCACCATCTCCATCCGCAAGTTCTTCAAGGAGAAGCTGACCGTCCAGTCGCTGATGAAGTTCGGCTCGCTCACGCCGCAGATGGCGCGGCTCATCGAGGCGGGCATCGCCACCAAGCTCAACATGCTGGTGGCCGGCGGCACCGGCTCGGGCAAGACGACGCTGCTCAACATCGTCTCCTCGCTCATCCCCGACGAGGAGCGCATCCTCACCATCGAGGACTCGGCCGAGCTCCAGCTCAACCAGTCGCACATCGTGCCTTTTGAAAGCCGGCCGCCGGACAAGTTCGGCAAGGGCGGCGTGGACATGGGAGACCTGCTGCACTCCGCGCTGCGTCTGCGCCCGGACCGCATCGTCGTGGGCGAGGTGCGCGGCGGCGAGGCCTTCCACCTCATGCAGGCGATGAACACCGGCCACGGCGGCTCTCTGGCCACCACGCACGCCAACACGCCCACGGACACGCTGCGCCGCATCGAGTCGCTGTGCCTCATGTCCGGCATCGAGCTACCGATGGTGGCCATCCGCGCCCAGGTGGCCAGCGCCATCAACTTCATCATTGTCTGCGAGCGCCTCCACGACGGCAGCCGCAAGACGATTGCCCTCTCGGAGGTGCTGCCCCTCACCGAGAAGGGCGACTACCGCACCCAGGACATCTTCGTCTTCACGCCCGTCACCAAGGACGAGGACGACCACATCATCGGCTACCACGCGCCCACGGGCATCATCCCCAACTTCGTGGCCAAGGCGCGTGCGTACGGCTTCGGTGACCTGGACGAGAGCTTCTTCGACCCCGCCACCTATGGCGTGCCGCCGCCTCCCGTCTTCCACGCCGGTGAGGCCTACACCGTGCGCTGGGCCCCGTCCCTGAAGCACCGCGAGGAGGGACGCCCGGACCCCGCGCACTTCAAGCAGGAGTGGTCCGCGTTCGAGCAGAAGCTCAAGCAGGACGCCCGCGACGCCAAGGCCGGCAAGGCCGCCGCGCCCGCCCCGGTGCAGGTGCAGGTGCCCGCCAACCACCCTGCCCCGCCTCCCGCCGCGCGCCCGCGTCCGCCCGAGCCGGCCGCCGCCGCGAAGTCCGCCGCGCCCACGCCTCCCGCGGGCACCCGGCCCGTCGCGCCACCGAGGCCCCCGGCGGCCGCGAGCGATGACGACCTGACGCCTCCGCCCACGCGCAACCCGCTCTCCAGCGCTCCGGCGGAGCCTCCGTCCGAGTCCAATGTGGAGGTGGACGCGGAGCTGCTGACGGAGGCTGGTGGCTCGCGCCCGCCGCCCGCGCGCAGGCCTCCGCCGTCGATTCCCGCGCGGCCTCCTCCTCCCAATCTCGCCACCGGCGCCCGGCCGGCCATGGCCCCGCGCCGGCCTCCGCCCCGTGCGCCGACGGAGGGAGCGGAAGAGGACGAGGACGGTGGCTCGGCGGAGCCGCAAGGCGGAGGCTCCGAGAAGACGCAGATCCGCCCCGCCCCCGAGCGACCCCGGCGCTGA
- a CDS encoding serine/threonine-protein kinase has protein sequence MASELTCDTCGLSVPPDTAVCPRDGTVVLTSFHVPPGAATEEPKVVVQASEAPPADASLKDPLVGLRLGEYELRSRIGVGGMGLVYEGIQPLIGKRVAVKVLRPELAHSTEQVERLLAEARAVNAIRHRGIIDIFGFGQVPDGRQYIVMEYLEGQALDAVLTEKNRLPVQDALSLLDEVLAALAAAHGAGVVHRDLKPSNIFLVKQPDGSRYVKVLDFGLAKRGQGPTGRTAQTRTDMVVGTPEYMAPEQARGQEVGPMTDLYALGVVTFEMVTGRLPFVGSSPVDLLMKHVEARPPRPSEFVSELPPALDAFILQMLTKDPETRPNSADALRQQLHKLRRTLRASTRSNPSAPAPVERPRRSDDVDSRRPTTPVPVPPELSSELTSQELRAAGVTPPGRKRVPMAAAIGAAVLLLGGGTAIVVRSMMAPQAPTSIPLAGTGTATPPAPAPETAPSGTPAPAPATAAAPAIADTAPAAGGVAAAAPMEAQARKVAAEDAPDATPSRVQAASTGAEAQRPKVSRGSEASSQSTLLSRIKRLEREVNTQAARGTLSSPNAALKMLEKYRGEALAAEDDPQTRRELVVKLNGFERVFLKR, from the coding sequence ATGGCTTCCGAGTTGACCTGCGATACCTGCGGCCTTTCCGTTCCGCCCGACACCGCCGTGTGCCCACGCGACGGGACGGTGGTGCTCACGTCGTTCCATGTGCCGCCGGGCGCGGCGACAGAGGAGCCCAAGGTCGTGGTGCAAGCCTCGGAAGCGCCACCCGCGGACGCCAGCCTGAAGGACCCGCTCGTCGGCCTGCGGCTGGGTGAGTACGAGCTGCGCTCGCGCATCGGCGTGGGTGGCATGGGGCTGGTGTACGAGGGCATCCAGCCGCTCATCGGCAAGCGCGTGGCGGTGAAGGTGCTGCGCCCGGAGCTGGCCCACTCCACCGAGCAGGTGGAGCGGCTGCTCGCGGAGGCCCGCGCCGTCAATGCCATCCGTCACCGCGGCATCATCGACATCTTCGGCTTCGGCCAGGTGCCGGACGGCCGGCAGTACATCGTCATGGAGTACCTGGAGGGCCAGGCGCTCGACGCGGTGCTGACGGAGAAGAACCGGCTGCCGGTGCAGGACGCGCTGTCGCTGCTCGACGAGGTGCTCGCCGCGCTGGCCGCCGCGCACGGGGCCGGCGTGGTGCACCGCGACCTCAAGCCGAGCAACATCTTCCTGGTGAAGCAGCCGGACGGCTCGCGCTACGTGAAGGTGCTGGACTTCGGCCTGGCCAAGCGCGGCCAGGGCCCCACCGGCCGCACCGCGCAGACGCGCACGGACATGGTGGTGGGCACGCCGGAGTACATGGCGCCCGAGCAGGCCCGCGGCCAGGAGGTCGGGCCGATGACCGACCTCTACGCGCTGGGCGTCGTCACCTTCGAGATGGTGACGGGCCGGCTGCCCTTCGTCGGCAGCTCGCCGGTGGACCTGCTGATGAAGCACGTGGAGGCGCGCCCGCCGCGCCCCTCGGAGTTCGTGTCCGAGCTGCCCCCCGCGCTGGACGCCTTCATCCTGCAGATGCTCACCAAGGACCCGGAGACGCGCCCCAACTCGGCGGACGCGCTGCGGCAGCAGTTGCACAAGCTGCGGCGCACGCTCCGGGCCTCCACACGCTCCAACCCGAGCGCGCCCGCGCCCGTGGAGCGGCCGCGCAGGTCGGACGACGTCGACTCGCGCCGCCCCACCACGCCCGTTCCGGTGCCGCCGGAGCTCAGCTCGGAGCTGACGTCGCAGGAGCTGCGCGCCGCCGGAGTGACTCCGCCCGGACGCAAGCGCGTGCCCATGGCCGCGGCCATCGGCGCCGCCGTGCTCCTGCTGGGAGGCGGCACGGCCATCGTCGTCCGCTCCATGATGGCGCCCCAGGCGCCGACCTCCATCCCCCTGGCGGGGACGGGCACCGCGACGCCCCCCGCCCCCGCGCCCGAGACGGCTCCGAGCGGCACGCCGGCGCCTGCTCCGGCCACGGCCGCCGCTCCCGCCATAGCGGACACGGCGCCGGCGGCTGGTGGCGTGGCTGCCGCGGCTCCCATGGAGGCGCAGGCCCGGAAGGTCGCCGCCGAGGACGCTCCGGACGCAACACCGTCCAGGGTGCAGGCGGCCAGCACGGGCGCCGAGGCGCAGCGGCCGAAGGTCTCCCGTGGCTCGGAGGCGTCCTCGCAGAGCACGCTGCTGTCGCGCATCAAGCGCCTGGAGCGCGAGGTGAACACGCAGGCCGCCAGGGGGACCCTCAGCAGCCCCAACGCCGCGCTGAAGATGCTGGAGAAGTACCGGGGCGAGGCGCTGGCGGCGGAGGACGACCCGCAGACGCGCCGCGAGCTCGTGGTGAAGCTCAACGGCTTCGAGCGCGTCTTCCTGAAGCGCTGA
- a CDS encoding transglycosylase domain-containing protein: MKSLLWIVLFLLGLAGVIIPLSYLYTASKLPPLESEFDVEKQLKHSIEGERMSLRAGQYQRNPRPITFNRPDFSRLPKDMVALYIRHLGCPRYFQTPREDGPAWAWRLFAGVMTGAQPPGDGGCERILSMRIAGTLGITGNVAQSVAAHRLHSFMQKDQLIAYDLASLYFERGIVGVEDAAFVLFKRELSELQLSELAELQLALPPFGYYGDLKTCRNATIIRQNRDILLEDLAGWKLVSEDRARNAMGQPVFCTRSM, encoded by the coding sequence GTGAAGAGCCTGCTCTGGATAGTCCTGTTCCTGCTCGGCCTGGCCGGGGTCATCATCCCGTTGAGCTACCTCTATACGGCCAGCAAGCTGCCGCCGTTGGAGAGCGAGTTCGACGTCGAGAAGCAGCTCAAGCACAGCATCGAAGGCGAGCGGATGAGCCTCCGGGCGGGGCAGTACCAGCGCAACCCCCGTCCCATCACCTTCAACCGCCCGGACTTCTCGCGGCTGCCCAAGGACATGGTGGCGCTCTACATCCGCCACCTGGGGTGCCCCCGGTACTTCCAGACCCCGCGCGAGGACGGGCCCGCCTGGGCCTGGCGCCTGTTCGCCGGGGTGATGACGGGCGCGCAGCCCCCGGGGGACGGCGGGTGTGAGCGCATCCTCTCCATGCGCATCGCCGGCACGCTGGGCATCACGGGGAACGTGGCCCAGTCGGTGGCCGCGCACCGGCTGCACTCGTTCATGCAGAAGGACCAGCTCATCGCGTACGACCTGGCCAGCCTCTACTTCGAGCGCGGCATCGTCGGCGTGGAGGACGCGGCGTTCGTCCTCTTCAAGCGCGAGCTGTCGGAGCTGCAGCTGTCCGAGCTGGCGGAGCTGCAACTGGCACTGCCGCCGTTCGGCTACTACGGCGACCTGAAGACGTGCCGCAACGCGACCATCATCCGCCAGAACCGCGACATCCTCCTGGAGGACCTGGCGGGCTGGAAGCTGGTGAGCGAGGACCGGGCGCGCAACGCCATGGGCCAGCCGGTGTTCTGCACCCGCTCCATGTGA
- a CDS encoding ferredoxin reductase domain-containing protein: MPDWHTAIVKTTAPAADGLTDLVLDLQGTPLVGAHQRPGQYVRLRLPGLEPGLFAIASPPEHQGTEWEFLIKDGSVLPDALIRLTPGARVQVTRPEGKGFPLERGRAHDVLLFATGSGISAIRSVIASIRREREAYGRVTLYFGARTPGAFAYWDELHEWEAGGIRVVRTVSQPGASGWQGLTGYVQAHLGEVPVQNAVAFLCGQSEMVQGVIAALQARGMPRSDLSLNF; this comes from the coding sequence ATGCCCGACTGGCACACGGCCATCGTCAAGACCACCGCCCCCGCCGCCGACGGCCTCACGGACCTCGTGCTGGACCTCCAGGGGACGCCCCTGGTGGGAGCCCACCAGCGCCCCGGACAGTACGTCCGCCTGCGCCTGCCCGGCCTGGAGCCGGGCCTGTTCGCCATCGCCTCGCCGCCCGAGCACCAGGGGACGGAGTGGGAGTTCCTCATCAAGGACGGCAGCGTCCTGCCGGACGCCCTCATCCGCCTGACGCCCGGCGCCCGGGTGCAGGTGACGCGGCCGGAGGGCAAGGGCTTCCCGCTGGAGCGCGGCCGGGCCCACGACGTGCTCCTGTTCGCCACCGGCTCGGGCATCTCCGCCATCCGCTCCGTCATCGCCAGCATCCGCCGCGAGCGCGAGGCCTATGGCCGCGTGACGCTCTACTTCGGGGCGCGCACGCCGGGTGCGTTCGCGTACTGGGATGAGCTGCACGAGTGGGAGGCCGGCGGCATCCGCGTGGTGCGCACCGTCAGCCAGCCCGGCGCCAGCGGCTGGCAGGGGCTCACCGGCTACGTGCAGGCCCACCTGGGCGAGGTGCCCGTGCAGAACGCGGTGGCCTTCCTCTGCGGCCAGTCGGAGATGGTCCAGGGCGTGATTGCCGCGCTCCAGGCCCGCGGCATGCCCCGGAGCGACCTGTCCCTGAACTTCTGA
- a CDS encoding aspartyl protease family protein, with protein sequence MTSRWRAVLLAGGLLAGGCAHRSPLVTPDVEARLAQAPGAFLAGRTAGLEQQAVLNRLDFIWGLAFAPQGSRLAYTRLGNKSYFLSIWDLGPPPKLLADPTINPYEYDVEGVDFSPDGALVATAGRDGSVRLFDAATGALKGERRTEEPLGVVAFHPGGKWLVVGSLKGLMTVLSVPGLEYASEERGHGGPVSALAFAPDGTLYSGGWDKHVRAWRTGMEAVRPGQARVRFERRGGSAVLGGTVNGKAPVSLSLDARAPAVVLSSEAATAAGIDVPFLKETLNVPGPLGTTSARLARGQTLRFKSLELSGVDVAVCDSCVPQGSQGVLGAPFTERVDVAFDEVTQEAVLTLKSGAPEGPGAAETLVLAPRSDFTFPAFVSDVTVDARGLRLGVGLSEQKPERNREVYERERKGVDEPQGAFNAGAVVDAQSGQVLAKWPLHRGVVATAAISPDGRSLASGGWDKRVYLFTEGEDGARGEHEFDWSVRRVRFSPDGRWLGVAAWTPQVVSGDSDPAAVLFGVRYAEPTVERRR encoded by the coding sequence ATGACGTCGCGGTGGAGGGCGGTGCTGCTGGCCGGCGGGCTGCTGGCCGGCGGCTGTGCTCACCGCAGTCCCCTGGTGACGCCGGACGTGGAGGCGCGGCTGGCCCAGGCGCCGGGCGCGTTCCTCGCGGGCAGGACGGCGGGGCTCGAGCAGCAGGCCGTCCTCAACCGGCTCGACTTCATCTGGGGCCTGGCCTTCGCGCCCCAGGGCAGTCGCCTGGCGTACACGCGGCTGGGCAACAAGTCGTACTTCCTGTCCATCTGGGACCTGGGGCCGCCGCCGAAGCTGCTGGCGGACCCGACCATCAACCCCTACGAGTACGACGTGGAGGGCGTGGACTTCTCGCCGGACGGCGCGCTGGTGGCCACCGCGGGCAGGGACGGCTCGGTGCGCCTGTTCGACGCGGCCACGGGGGCGCTCAAGGGTGAGCGCCGCACGGAGGAGCCGCTGGGCGTGGTGGCCTTCCACCCGGGCGGGAAGTGGCTGGTGGTGGGCAGCCTCAAGGGGCTGATGACGGTGCTGTCGGTGCCAGGGCTGGAGTACGCCTCGGAGGAGCGGGGCCACGGCGGGCCGGTGAGCGCGCTGGCCTTCGCGCCGGATGGGACGCTGTACTCGGGCGGCTGGGACAAGCACGTGCGCGCGTGGCGCACGGGCATGGAGGCGGTGCGGCCGGGGCAGGCACGGGTGCGCTTCGAGCGGCGCGGCGGCTCCGCGGTGCTGGGCGGCACGGTGAATGGCAAGGCGCCCGTGTCCCTTTCGCTGGACGCGCGGGCGCCCGCGGTCGTCCTCAGCAGCGAGGCGGCCACGGCGGCGGGCATCGACGTGCCCTTCCTCAAGGAGACGCTCAACGTCCCGGGGCCGCTGGGCACCACCTCGGCGCGGCTGGCCCGGGGGCAGACCCTGCGCTTCAAGTCGCTGGAGCTGTCCGGCGTGGACGTGGCGGTGTGTGACTCCTGCGTGCCCCAGGGCAGCCAGGGGGTGCTGGGCGCGCCCTTCACCGAGCGCGTGGACGTGGCCTTCGACGAAGTCACCCAGGAGGCGGTGCTCACGCTGAAGAGTGGAGCGCCCGAGGGCCCGGGCGCGGCGGAGACGCTGGTGCTGGCGCCGAGGTCGGACTTCACCTTCCCGGCCTTCGTCAGCGACGTCACCGTGGATGCGCGGGGACTGCGGCTGGGCGTGGGCCTGTCCGAGCAGAAGCCGGAGCGCAACCGCGAGGTCTACGAGCGCGAGCGCAAGGGCGTGGACGAGCCCCAGGGCGCCTTCAACGCGGGCGCGGTGGTGGACGCGCAGTCCGGCCAGGTGCTGGCGAAGTGGCCGCTCCACCGGGGCGTGGTGGCCACCGCGGCGATTTCTCCGGACGGACGCTCGCTGGCCAGCGGCGGCTGGGACAAGCGCGTGTACCTCTTCACGGAGGGCGAGGACGGCGCTCGGGGTGAGCACGAGTTCGACTGGTCCGTGCGCCGCGTGCGCTTCAGCCCGGACGGGCGCTGGCTGGGCGTGGCCGCGTGGACGCCGCAGGTGGTCAGCGGGGACAGCGACCCGGCCGCGGTGCTGTTCGGCGTGCGCTACGCGGAGCCGACCGTCGAACGGCGGCGGTGA